The window CTTAGACAAGTAGAGTATTGTTACGGTTAATATAAGTCAAACGAATGTACTAGTAACTAAACGACCAACGTGCTACTTATCTTTAGTTGTGGTCTTCAGTTTTAGAGTGGGGTTTCTGCTACTTTGGTGTTggattttggaattggaagttggttaaaaattttggttgaaaaattggGGTTTCTGCTACTGATCTTTAGTTGTGTTCCTCAGTTTTCAAGTGGGCCTTGTCTCGCTCTTGATTGAATTTTTCTTATTAACtgcaataacttttttttttttttcaataagaaGAATGTACAACTATGTTAAAGAAATAGTGATGTAGCTTAATTAGTTAGTCATACAATCAGACAGAGATGGTTATAGAAATAGCGTCATGgggttttttaatttgaagaccATAAATAGCTTAATTAGCCTACTAATGGTTCTCTCTCGAAAGTATTGACTCCTAAATAGATTGATAATTACATGAGAGATAGACGTCTACGACCGTCATGATATTCCAAAAAATTAGATTAGGTATACgacttttatttgtattatctCAATGGACTATTTAATTACGCTTAGAAATTGAAACTGTACATAATAAATTGGTGAATATGACAACGAACCTGGACTACTCAATAAGCCAATTGTCCGAAAATGATCTTTGATACAACTGGTATATTTATAAATATCAAACTTGTATCTATGAAAACCGAACTTAAAACCTCACAGTTATAACTGGCGAGGAATACAACTACGCCGCCATGTGTGGATGCAAAATTGAATATATGTGATCATAAGACCAAATGATAAACCAATATAGGTGTTACAAATCCAACTATTCTAAGTCTAGGGTTTTGATAATGATATTATTATGTTGTACATTGAAATATATGGACACATACATGTTCAATTTATGCCAAACTCAAATCAGATGTGATTATTAATCGAGCGTAGATTCTTATTTGAATGTGTTGTTCAAATTTAAAGTTCCacaacaaaaatatttcaaacACTACCTTTTCCGAATGATTTGCATGAGAGAGTAGCAACAAATTCCTCAATGTTCTTATCAGAGCTTCCTCCTTCATCCATAGCCGCCTTAGCCAGCTCTCTCCATATCATTGAATTCCTCTTAAtctccttccctctctctccttcaatCACTTCTGCTATACATCTTTCTATTTCTTCTTTAGTGACGATTCCCATTTGGTCAACCTTGACCCTCACTCCTACTTTCCATTCATCTTCTACAAACTTGGCATTAGTCGTTTGGTCTGTCCACTGAGGCATTGCCACCATTGGGACTCCAGAGCTCAATGCCTCGAGCGTTGAGTTCCAACCGCAATGTGTCATGAAGCAACCGAGGGCCCTGTGACCCAAAACTTCTAATTGAGGACACCAATTTACAACCAAACCCTTCTCTGATGTTTGCTCTTCAAAATTGCTTGGAAGCTTCTGAGTTTCGGATTCTCTAACTACCCACAAGAAGTTAGCGTTGCTCCTTTTTAATCCCAATGCTATTTCCTCCATTTGTTTTTCTCCTAAATTTGCCATGCTTCCAAATGATACATATACGACTGTGcctgtttgttttgattcaagcCACTTATTGCAAGCTTCAGTGTTGGGGTTGAAAATGCTCAAGCCATAATCTTTGTCATCTTCTAATCTGTTGTCTAGGTACATTGATGGAAGGGTTGGTCCAATTGTCATGATCGGCCATTGCGTTCTCATCCAGTTCACCACCTGATAACATGCAAATCAAACTATTTGTACCACACTGACTGACTATATGTCTCACGGATGGATACAAACTTATCTAGGGCCTCACTTCGATAAGGGGCATGGGGCAATCTGTGTCCTCAAATTTTATGGTTATCGTTGCCTATATAGGGGCTTGGGGCGATTGTAACTGAAGCTGACATGTACTGTAGGGCTATAGAATAAAGATCTAACATATCTAAAACAATAGAAGACTGGTTGGTTTCTGGCCTGAGTTCAATCATACCTAGGTCATATATAAGGTCCCTTGGACCGTTTCATATAATATACATCTTATTCCCTCTCTAAAACTCAATAATGCCCAAGAAAACTATTTACAGAATATGTTTTGCAAAGCGTAGAGGCATCTACTTTTCAATTATTGgggaaaagaaaatttatgGTCATTTTCAAGAGTACTAAATGCCAATTGGGAATTGCCACAAGGGTTGATCCCCATAAGCTATGAAGTATATGATACACATGAATTGCTTAAATCCTTTCAAAAGTGGAAAAGTTATCAATTTTTTAGGGTTAGGGCTAGATATATTGAACGTAATTAAGCTGAATTAGAGACGAAATTGAACATTCAAGCAAAACTACAGGAACCAATAGTGGATTTTATCAAGAATGTGGATATACCTCTTTTTCCAGCCCATGGAATGTGTTGAAGAAGATCCAATCAGCGCCAGTGATATTTGAAAACCTACTAACCACCAAGTTCAAGAAGGACGGATATGACCCTGGATCATAGATGAAAGAAGGCAGATCTTGTGGCTCAAGTAAGGGCAACCCAGGTAATGATATTGTAGGCTCTTTCAGAGGAACCCTAAGCAACCCTTCGTGCACATTATAGTACACAGCTCCAACAGCACAAGAGTGAGTGAAAAATGAAGCCCCAAAAATTCCTAGCCCTTTGGCTGTGTCTAAAACCCAAGGCATGGCTGAGTCATAGACAAGACAGATGACTGGGTAGCCATCATTCTCTTGCTTCAGTATCAGCTGTGGCAATCTCCGTGACAAAATGGTTTGGAACCACAGAACCTTGTTCTCCACATTATTGccggcttcttcttcttcttcagatgTTGCATGAATTGGCTCAATCTTGACCTTACACAATTGAGTTTCAATGGCTTCAGCGTTGGATGAGATTGTGACAAGTGTCACTCTTAAACCTTTGGATGCTAAGCGTTTTGAGAATTGGAGCATTGGGTTTATGTGGCCTTGGACAGGAAGAGGAACCACAAGGATGTGGATTCTATtggctctttctttttctttctccattTTCTTTGTACAGACTACTCTGCCTTTATTTGCTGCTGTTGTTTTTATAGATATGAAAACTAAATG of the Pyrus communis chromosome 1, drPyrComm1.1, whole genome shotgun sequence genome contains:
- the LOC137739878 gene encoding mogroside IE synthase-like, which translates into the protein MEKEKERANRIHILVVPLPVQGHINPMLQFSKRLASKGLRVTLVTISSNAEAIETQLCKVKIEPIHATSEEEEEAGNNVENKVLWFQTILSRRLPQLILKQENDGYPVICLVYDSAMPWVLDTAKGLGIFGASFFTHSCAVGAVYYNVHEGLLRVPLKEPTISLPGLPLLEPQDLPSFIYDPGSYPSFLNLVVSRFSNITGADWIFFNTFHGLEKEVVNWMRTQWPIMTIGPTLPSMYLDNRLEDDKDYGLSIFNPNTEACNKWLESKQTGTVVYVSFGSMANLGEKQMEEIALGLKRSNANFLWVVRESETQKLPSNFEEQTSEKGLVVNWCPQLEVLGHRALGCFMTHCGWNSTLEALSSGVPMVAMPQWTDQTTNAKFVEDEWKVGVRVKVDQMGIVTKEEIERCIAEVIEGERGKEIKRNSMIWRELAKAAMDEGGSSDKNIEEFVATLSCKSFGKGSV